Proteins encoded in a region of the Solanum dulcamara chromosome 9, daSolDulc1.2, whole genome shotgun sequence genome:
- the LOC129902398 gene encoding uncharacterized mitochondrial protein AtMg00240-like — MTAAKLAGIPIDANIKLTSKQYDEHVNKEQAESHDPLIDQAAYQKLIGKLLYLNMPRPDIAFSTQTLSQFLNQPKKSHMDAALRVVRYLKKQPQQGILLSSKPNNQITAFCDADWAACALTRKSVTGYLIKMGNSLIS; from the coding sequence ATGACTGCAGCCAAGCTAGCAGGAATACCTATAGATGCCAACATCAAGCTTACATCAAAGCAGTATGATGAACATGTAAATAAGGAGCAAGCAGAATCACATGATCCCCTTATAGACCAGGCAGCATATCAAAAACTTATAGGTAAGCTTTTGTACCTAAATATGCCAAGGCCAGATATAGCTTTCAGTACCCAAACATTAAGCCAGTTCCTGAATCAGCCAAAGAAATCCCACATGGATGCAGCACTAAGAGTAGTCAGATATTTGAAAAAGCAACCTCAACAAGGTATACTATTATCCAGTAAACCAAACAACCAAATTACAGCATTTTGTGATGCAGACTGGGCAGCTTGTGCACTCACCAGAAAATCAGTCACAGGCTACTTGATCAAGATGGGAAATTCATTAATATCATGA
- the LOC129902968 gene encoding mitogen-activated protein kinase kinase kinase 5-like isoform X3, with product MPSLWKAFSLSSSSQHSSSSSSSSATSPTDSPNTRRIYGGGRKLTRQRKLRHVSDDDLGLRRPNIQALIIDERSKSLPVSPDSYTDFGSGSRSSHHHHVRHCSKSSAVPLPLPLPELNSLPKQNTVDSNLPVRVDRDLLSPPLASCSDTFDRSPTEVKSSQHPRSSTPTYRRRGFPQDLNAEGVEFRLNVPARSAPSSGFTSPAPSPKRFSTQDLFHSPLHQASSSPSEAYSFQLSPTRVINSADHSPLSSPVLPSSANRVRNNRSGAVHSHHKSLPESSLGWNEANNNNVHPLPLPPGVPRQPELCTIHSNMDKPCVSPTKGQWLKGKLLGRGTYGSVYEATNCETGALCAMKEVDLTPDDPKSVECIKQLEQEIRVLRQLKHQNIVQYYGSEIMEDRFCIYLEYVHPGSINKYVREHCGAMTESIVRNFTRHIVSGLAYLHSTKTIHRDIKGANLLVDASGVVKLADFGLAKHVMQAVLRKDANPELALAVDIWSLGCTVIEMFTGQPPWGELSWVQAMFGVLNKSPPIPEKLSSEGKDFLQCCFRRKPADRPSAMTLLEHAFLRNTSSPEHSINVAGCSEDSSGMKLHDILQSAKNPINHKKEQKLLLPGTSARHAKSPCSSETCRQTQPETCEYRAASHHSPRSALEVLPCISSMELNSSSRAASPSSVPSSFRLEPENRSPYRIIGKEIPNLCIRS from the exons ATGCCGTCTTTATGGAAAGCATTTTCACTATCTTCAAGTTCTCAacactcttcttcttcttcttcttcttctgctaCTTCTCCGACCGATTCACCGAATACCCGTCGGATTTACGGCGGCGGAAGGAAGCTTACTAGGCAGAGGAAGTTGAGGCATGTTAGTGATGATGATCTTGGTTTGCGGAGACCTAATATTCAGGCACTGATTATTGATGAGCGTTCGAAGTCCTTGCCAGTTTCCCCTGATTCTTATACTGATTTCGGGTCGGGTTCTAGGTCGTCTCACCACCACCACGTCCGTCATTGCTCCAAGTCCTCCGCTGTGCCACTGCCGTTACCGCTCCCTGAGCTCAATTCACTGCCCAAACAAAACACAGTTGACTCCAATTTACCGGTTAGAGTTGATAGGGATCTTTTAAGCCCTCCTCTTGCCAG TTGCAGTGATACTTTTGATCGATCTCCAACTGAGGTGAAAAGTTCTCAGCATCCAAGGTCATCTACTCCAACTTATCGGCGTAGGGGGTTCCCTCAGGATCTGAATGCTGAGGGTGTTGAATTCAGGTTGAATGTTCCTGCTAGAAGTGCCCCAAGTAGTGGTTTTACAAGCCCAGCCCCAAGCCCAAAAAGGTTTAGTACACAGGACCTTTTTCATTCTCCCTTGCATCAGGCCTCATCATCACCTTCAGAGGCTTACTCTTTCCAACTTTCACCCACAAGGGTTATAAATAGCGCTGATCATTCTCCATTAAGTAGTCCAGTTTTACCAAGTTCAGCTAACAGAGTCAGGAATAACAGAAGTGGTGCTGTGCATTCACATCATAAATCTCTTCCGGAAAGTTCTTTAGGTTGGAATGAAGCTAACAACAACAATGTGCATCCGCTACCCCTTCCACCAGGAGTTCCACGACAACCAGAATTATGTACCATCCACAGCAATATGGATAAACCATGTGTATCACCAACAAAGGGTCAATGGCTAAAGGGGAAGCTTTTAGGTCGTGGTACATATGGAAGTGTATATGAAGCTACTAACTG TGAAACCGGTGCTTTATGTGCAATGAAAGAAGTTGATCTTACTCCTGATGATCCTAAATCTGTTGAATGTATAAAGCAGCTAGAACAG GAAATAAGAGTTCTCCGGCAGTTAAAGCACCAAAATATTGTTCAATATTATGGCAGTGAAATA ATGGAAGACCGCTTTTGCATATATTTGGAATATGTGCACCCCGGATCAATTAATAAGTATGTTCGGGAACATTGTGGAGCTATGACAGAGTCAATAGTTCGAAACTTTACTAGGCATATTGTATCAGGGTTGGCTTACTTGCATAGCACTAAGACAATACACAG GGACATTAAGGGAGCAAATTTGCTTGTAGATGCATCTGGTGTTGTCAAGCTTGCAGATTTTGGGTTAGCAAAACAT GTAATGCAGGCTGTGTTGCGCAAAGATGCCAATCCAGAGCTTGCCTTAGCTGTTGATATATGGAGCCTGGGTTGTACTGTTATTGAGATGTTTACTGGACAGCCCCCTTGGGGCGAACTCAGTTGG GTCCAAGCTATGTTCGGTGTCTTGAACAAATCACCACCTATACCAGAAAAATTATCATCAGAAGGGAAGGATTTCCTTCAGTGCTGCTTTCGGAGGAAACCTGCAGACAGGCCATCAGCTATGACGCTACTTGAACATGCTTTTTTACGTAATACTAGTTCCCCTGAGCATAGTATCAATGTTGCTGGTTGCTCAGAGGATTCTTCTGGGATGAAATTACAT GATATCCTGCAGAGTGCTAAGAACCCAATTAACCATAAAAAGGAACAAAAGCTGCTGTTACCAGGAACATCTGCCAGGCATGCAAAATCACCATGTAGCAG TGAAACTTGCCGGCAAACTCAACCTGAAACATGTGAATATAGAGCAGCTTCTCACCACTCTCCGCGTTCTGCACTTGAAGTTCTTCCCTGTATTTCTTCAATGGAGCTGAATTCGAGTTCACGTGCAGCCAGCCCCTCAAGTGTTCCTAGTAGCTTTCGCCTAGAACCTGAAAACAGAAGTCCTTACAGAATCATAGGAAAGGAAATTCCAAACCTCTGTATAAGATCATAA
- the LOC129902968 gene encoding mitogen-activated protein kinase kinase kinase 5-like isoform X1, whose protein sequence is MPSLWKAFSLSSSSQHSSSSSSSSATSPTDSPNTRRIYGGGRKLTRQRKLRHVSDDDLGLRRPNIQALIIDERSKSLPVSPDSYTDFGSGSRSSHHHHVRHCSKSSAVPLPLPLPELNSLPKQNTVDSNLPVRVDRDLLSPPLASCSDTFDRSPTEVKSSQHPRSSTPTYRRRGFPQDLNAEGVEFRLNVPARSAPSSGFTSPAPSPKRFSTQDLFHSPLHQASSSPSEAYSFQLSPTRVINSADHSPLSSPVLPSSANRVRNNRSGAVHSHHKSLPESSLGWNEANNNNVHPLPLPPGVPRQPELCTIHSNMDKPCVSPTKGQWLKGKLLGRGTYGSVYEATNCETGALCAMKEVDLTPDDPKSVECIKQLEQEIRVLRQLKHQNIVQYYGSEIMEDRFCIYLEYVHPGSINKYVREHCGAMTESIVRNFTRHIVSGLAYLHSTKTIHRDIKGANLLVDASGVVKLADFGLAKHLSSCATNLSLKGSPHWMAPEVMQAVLRKDANPELALAVDIWSLGCTVIEMFTGQPPWGELSWVQAMFGVLNKSPPIPEKLSSEGKDFLQCCFRRKPADRPSAMTLLEHAFLRNTSSPEHSINVAGCSEDSSGMKLHDILQSAKNPINHKKEQKLLLPGTSARHAKSPCSSETCRQTQPETCEYRAASHHSPRSALEVLPCISSMELNSSSRAASPSSVPSSFRLEPENRSPYRIIGKEIPNLCIRS, encoded by the exons ATGCCGTCTTTATGGAAAGCATTTTCACTATCTTCAAGTTCTCAacactcttcttcttcttcttcttcttctgctaCTTCTCCGACCGATTCACCGAATACCCGTCGGATTTACGGCGGCGGAAGGAAGCTTACTAGGCAGAGGAAGTTGAGGCATGTTAGTGATGATGATCTTGGTTTGCGGAGACCTAATATTCAGGCACTGATTATTGATGAGCGTTCGAAGTCCTTGCCAGTTTCCCCTGATTCTTATACTGATTTCGGGTCGGGTTCTAGGTCGTCTCACCACCACCACGTCCGTCATTGCTCCAAGTCCTCCGCTGTGCCACTGCCGTTACCGCTCCCTGAGCTCAATTCACTGCCCAAACAAAACACAGTTGACTCCAATTTACCGGTTAGAGTTGATAGGGATCTTTTAAGCCCTCCTCTTGCCAG TTGCAGTGATACTTTTGATCGATCTCCAACTGAGGTGAAAAGTTCTCAGCATCCAAGGTCATCTACTCCAACTTATCGGCGTAGGGGGTTCCCTCAGGATCTGAATGCTGAGGGTGTTGAATTCAGGTTGAATGTTCCTGCTAGAAGTGCCCCAAGTAGTGGTTTTACAAGCCCAGCCCCAAGCCCAAAAAGGTTTAGTACACAGGACCTTTTTCATTCTCCCTTGCATCAGGCCTCATCATCACCTTCAGAGGCTTACTCTTTCCAACTTTCACCCACAAGGGTTATAAATAGCGCTGATCATTCTCCATTAAGTAGTCCAGTTTTACCAAGTTCAGCTAACAGAGTCAGGAATAACAGAAGTGGTGCTGTGCATTCACATCATAAATCTCTTCCGGAAAGTTCTTTAGGTTGGAATGAAGCTAACAACAACAATGTGCATCCGCTACCCCTTCCACCAGGAGTTCCACGACAACCAGAATTATGTACCATCCACAGCAATATGGATAAACCATGTGTATCACCAACAAAGGGTCAATGGCTAAAGGGGAAGCTTTTAGGTCGTGGTACATATGGAAGTGTATATGAAGCTACTAACTG TGAAACCGGTGCTTTATGTGCAATGAAAGAAGTTGATCTTACTCCTGATGATCCTAAATCTGTTGAATGTATAAAGCAGCTAGAACAG GAAATAAGAGTTCTCCGGCAGTTAAAGCACCAAAATATTGTTCAATATTATGGCAGTGAAATA ATGGAAGACCGCTTTTGCATATATTTGGAATATGTGCACCCCGGATCAATTAATAAGTATGTTCGGGAACATTGTGGAGCTATGACAGAGTCAATAGTTCGAAACTTTACTAGGCATATTGTATCAGGGTTGGCTTACTTGCATAGCACTAAGACAATACACAG GGACATTAAGGGAGCAAATTTGCTTGTAGATGCATCTGGTGTTGTCAAGCTTGCAGATTTTGGGTTAGCAAAACAT CTTTCAAGCTGTGCAACTAATCTTTCTCTGAAAGGGAGCCCTCACTGGATGGCTCCAGAG GTAATGCAGGCTGTGTTGCGCAAAGATGCCAATCCAGAGCTTGCCTTAGCTGTTGATATATGGAGCCTGGGTTGTACTGTTATTGAGATGTTTACTGGACAGCCCCCTTGGGGCGAACTCAGTTGG GTCCAAGCTATGTTCGGTGTCTTGAACAAATCACCACCTATACCAGAAAAATTATCATCAGAAGGGAAGGATTTCCTTCAGTGCTGCTTTCGGAGGAAACCTGCAGACAGGCCATCAGCTATGACGCTACTTGAACATGCTTTTTTACGTAATACTAGTTCCCCTGAGCATAGTATCAATGTTGCTGGTTGCTCAGAGGATTCTTCTGGGATGAAATTACAT GATATCCTGCAGAGTGCTAAGAACCCAATTAACCATAAAAAGGAACAAAAGCTGCTGTTACCAGGAACATCTGCCAGGCATGCAAAATCACCATGTAGCAG TGAAACTTGCCGGCAAACTCAACCTGAAACATGTGAATATAGAGCAGCTTCTCACCACTCTCCGCGTTCTGCACTTGAAGTTCTTCCCTGTATTTCTTCAATGGAGCTGAATTCGAGTTCACGTGCAGCCAGCCCCTCAAGTGTTCCTAGTAGCTTTCGCCTAGAACCTGAAAACAGAAGTCCTTACAGAATCATAGGAAAGGAAATTCCAAACCTCTGTATAAGATCATAA
- the LOC129902968 gene encoding mitogen-activated protein kinase kinase kinase 5-like isoform X4 produces MPSLWKAFSLSSSSQHSSSSSSSSATSPTDSPNTRRIYGGGRKLTRQRKLRHVSDDDLGLRRPNIQALIIDERSKSLPVSPDSYTDFGSGSRSSHHHHVRHCSKSSAVPLPLPLPELNSLPKQNTVDSNLPVRVDRDLLSPPLASCSDTFDRSPTEVKSSQHPRSSTPTYRRRGFPQDLNAEGVEFRLNVPARSAPSSGFTSPAPSPKRFSTQDLFHSPLHQASSSPSEAYSFQLSPTRVINSADHSPLSSPVLPSSANRVRNNRSGAVHSHHKSLPESSLGWNEANNNNVHPLPLPPGVPRQPELCTIHSNMDKPCVSPTKGQWLKGKLLGRGTYGSVYEATNCETGALCAMKEVDLTPDDPKSVECIKQLEQEIRVLRQLKHQNIVQYYGSEIMEDRFCIYLEYVHPGSINKYVREHCGAMTESIVRNFTRHIVSGLAYLHSTKTIHRDIKGANLLVDASGVVKLADFGLAKHLSSCATNLSLKGSPHWMAPEVMQAVLRKDANPELALAVDIWSLGCTVIEMFTGQPPWGELSWVQAMFGVLNKSPPIPEKLSSEGKDFLQCCFRRKPADRPSAMTLLEHAFLRNTSSPEHSINVAGCSEDSSGMKLHDILQSAKNPINHKKEQKLLLPGTSARHAKSPCSSYKLSLPVKLAGKLNLKHVNIEQLLTTLRVLHLKFFPVFLQWS; encoded by the exons ATGCCGTCTTTATGGAAAGCATTTTCACTATCTTCAAGTTCTCAacactcttcttcttcttcttcttcttctgctaCTTCTCCGACCGATTCACCGAATACCCGTCGGATTTACGGCGGCGGAAGGAAGCTTACTAGGCAGAGGAAGTTGAGGCATGTTAGTGATGATGATCTTGGTTTGCGGAGACCTAATATTCAGGCACTGATTATTGATGAGCGTTCGAAGTCCTTGCCAGTTTCCCCTGATTCTTATACTGATTTCGGGTCGGGTTCTAGGTCGTCTCACCACCACCACGTCCGTCATTGCTCCAAGTCCTCCGCTGTGCCACTGCCGTTACCGCTCCCTGAGCTCAATTCACTGCCCAAACAAAACACAGTTGACTCCAATTTACCGGTTAGAGTTGATAGGGATCTTTTAAGCCCTCCTCTTGCCAG TTGCAGTGATACTTTTGATCGATCTCCAACTGAGGTGAAAAGTTCTCAGCATCCAAGGTCATCTACTCCAACTTATCGGCGTAGGGGGTTCCCTCAGGATCTGAATGCTGAGGGTGTTGAATTCAGGTTGAATGTTCCTGCTAGAAGTGCCCCAAGTAGTGGTTTTACAAGCCCAGCCCCAAGCCCAAAAAGGTTTAGTACACAGGACCTTTTTCATTCTCCCTTGCATCAGGCCTCATCATCACCTTCAGAGGCTTACTCTTTCCAACTTTCACCCACAAGGGTTATAAATAGCGCTGATCATTCTCCATTAAGTAGTCCAGTTTTACCAAGTTCAGCTAACAGAGTCAGGAATAACAGAAGTGGTGCTGTGCATTCACATCATAAATCTCTTCCGGAAAGTTCTTTAGGTTGGAATGAAGCTAACAACAACAATGTGCATCCGCTACCCCTTCCACCAGGAGTTCCACGACAACCAGAATTATGTACCATCCACAGCAATATGGATAAACCATGTGTATCACCAACAAAGGGTCAATGGCTAAAGGGGAAGCTTTTAGGTCGTGGTACATATGGAAGTGTATATGAAGCTACTAACTG TGAAACCGGTGCTTTATGTGCAATGAAAGAAGTTGATCTTACTCCTGATGATCCTAAATCTGTTGAATGTATAAAGCAGCTAGAACAG GAAATAAGAGTTCTCCGGCAGTTAAAGCACCAAAATATTGTTCAATATTATGGCAGTGAAATA ATGGAAGACCGCTTTTGCATATATTTGGAATATGTGCACCCCGGATCAATTAATAAGTATGTTCGGGAACATTGTGGAGCTATGACAGAGTCAATAGTTCGAAACTTTACTAGGCATATTGTATCAGGGTTGGCTTACTTGCATAGCACTAAGACAATACACAG GGACATTAAGGGAGCAAATTTGCTTGTAGATGCATCTGGTGTTGTCAAGCTTGCAGATTTTGGGTTAGCAAAACAT CTTTCAAGCTGTGCAACTAATCTTTCTCTGAAAGGGAGCCCTCACTGGATGGCTCCAGAG GTAATGCAGGCTGTGTTGCGCAAAGATGCCAATCCAGAGCTTGCCTTAGCTGTTGATATATGGAGCCTGGGTTGTACTGTTATTGAGATGTTTACTGGACAGCCCCCTTGGGGCGAACTCAGTTGG GTCCAAGCTATGTTCGGTGTCTTGAACAAATCACCACCTATACCAGAAAAATTATCATCAGAAGGGAAGGATTTCCTTCAGTGCTGCTTTCGGAGGAAACCTGCAGACAGGCCATCAGCTATGACGCTACTTGAACATGCTTTTTTACGTAATACTAGTTCCCCTGAGCATAGTATCAATGTTGCTGGTTGCTCAGAGGATTCTTCTGGGATGAAATTACAT GATATCCTGCAGAGTGCTAAGAACCCAATTAACCATAAAAAGGAACAAAAGCTGCTGTTACCAGGAACATCTGCCAGGCATGCAAAATCACCATGTAGCAG TTATAAACTGTCTCTTCCAGTGAAACTTGCCGGCAAACTCAACCTGAAACATGTGAATATAGAGCAGCTTCTCACCACTCTCCGCGTTCTGCACTTGAAGTTCTTCCCTGTATTTCTTCAATGGAGCTGA
- the LOC129902968 gene encoding mitogen-activated protein kinase kinase kinase 5-like isoform X2, giving the protein MPSLWKAFSLSSSSQHSSSSSSSSATSPTDSPNTRRIYGGGRKLTRQRKLRHVSDDDLGLRRPNIQALIIDERSKSLPVSPDSYTDFGSGSRSSHHHHVRHCSKSSAVPLPLPLPELNSLPKQNTVDSNLPVRVDRDLLSPPLASDTFDRSPTEVKSSQHPRSSTPTYRRRGFPQDLNAEGVEFRLNVPARSAPSSGFTSPAPSPKRFSTQDLFHSPLHQASSSPSEAYSFQLSPTRVINSADHSPLSSPVLPSSANRVRNNRSGAVHSHHKSLPESSLGWNEANNNNVHPLPLPPGVPRQPELCTIHSNMDKPCVSPTKGQWLKGKLLGRGTYGSVYEATNCETGALCAMKEVDLTPDDPKSVECIKQLEQEIRVLRQLKHQNIVQYYGSEIMEDRFCIYLEYVHPGSINKYVREHCGAMTESIVRNFTRHIVSGLAYLHSTKTIHRDIKGANLLVDASGVVKLADFGLAKHLSSCATNLSLKGSPHWMAPEVMQAVLRKDANPELALAVDIWSLGCTVIEMFTGQPPWGELSWVQAMFGVLNKSPPIPEKLSSEGKDFLQCCFRRKPADRPSAMTLLEHAFLRNTSSPEHSINVAGCSEDSSGMKLHDILQSAKNPINHKKEQKLLLPGTSARHAKSPCSSETCRQTQPETCEYRAASHHSPRSALEVLPCISSMELNSSSRAASPSSVPSSFRLEPENRSPYRIIGKEIPNLCIRS; this is encoded by the exons ATGCCGTCTTTATGGAAAGCATTTTCACTATCTTCAAGTTCTCAacactcttcttcttcttcttcttcttctgctaCTTCTCCGACCGATTCACCGAATACCCGTCGGATTTACGGCGGCGGAAGGAAGCTTACTAGGCAGAGGAAGTTGAGGCATGTTAGTGATGATGATCTTGGTTTGCGGAGACCTAATATTCAGGCACTGATTATTGATGAGCGTTCGAAGTCCTTGCCAGTTTCCCCTGATTCTTATACTGATTTCGGGTCGGGTTCTAGGTCGTCTCACCACCACCACGTCCGTCATTGCTCCAAGTCCTCCGCTGTGCCACTGCCGTTACCGCTCCCTGAGCTCAATTCACTGCCCAAACAAAACACAGTTGACTCCAATTTACCGGTTAGAGTTGATAGGGATCTTTTAAGCCCTCCTCTTGCCAG TGATACTTTTGATCGATCTCCAACTGAGGTGAAAAGTTCTCAGCATCCAAGGTCATCTACTCCAACTTATCGGCGTAGGGGGTTCCCTCAGGATCTGAATGCTGAGGGTGTTGAATTCAGGTTGAATGTTCCTGCTAGAAGTGCCCCAAGTAGTGGTTTTACAAGCCCAGCCCCAAGCCCAAAAAGGTTTAGTACACAGGACCTTTTTCATTCTCCCTTGCATCAGGCCTCATCATCACCTTCAGAGGCTTACTCTTTCCAACTTTCACCCACAAGGGTTATAAATAGCGCTGATCATTCTCCATTAAGTAGTCCAGTTTTACCAAGTTCAGCTAACAGAGTCAGGAATAACAGAAGTGGTGCTGTGCATTCACATCATAAATCTCTTCCGGAAAGTTCTTTAGGTTGGAATGAAGCTAACAACAACAATGTGCATCCGCTACCCCTTCCACCAGGAGTTCCACGACAACCAGAATTATGTACCATCCACAGCAATATGGATAAACCATGTGTATCACCAACAAAGGGTCAATGGCTAAAGGGGAAGCTTTTAGGTCGTGGTACATATGGAAGTGTATATGAAGCTACTAACTG TGAAACCGGTGCTTTATGTGCAATGAAAGAAGTTGATCTTACTCCTGATGATCCTAAATCTGTTGAATGTATAAAGCAGCTAGAACAG GAAATAAGAGTTCTCCGGCAGTTAAAGCACCAAAATATTGTTCAATATTATGGCAGTGAAATA ATGGAAGACCGCTTTTGCATATATTTGGAATATGTGCACCCCGGATCAATTAATAAGTATGTTCGGGAACATTGTGGAGCTATGACAGAGTCAATAGTTCGAAACTTTACTAGGCATATTGTATCAGGGTTGGCTTACTTGCATAGCACTAAGACAATACACAG GGACATTAAGGGAGCAAATTTGCTTGTAGATGCATCTGGTGTTGTCAAGCTTGCAGATTTTGGGTTAGCAAAACAT CTTTCAAGCTGTGCAACTAATCTTTCTCTGAAAGGGAGCCCTCACTGGATGGCTCCAGAG GTAATGCAGGCTGTGTTGCGCAAAGATGCCAATCCAGAGCTTGCCTTAGCTGTTGATATATGGAGCCTGGGTTGTACTGTTATTGAGATGTTTACTGGACAGCCCCCTTGGGGCGAACTCAGTTGG GTCCAAGCTATGTTCGGTGTCTTGAACAAATCACCACCTATACCAGAAAAATTATCATCAGAAGGGAAGGATTTCCTTCAGTGCTGCTTTCGGAGGAAACCTGCAGACAGGCCATCAGCTATGACGCTACTTGAACATGCTTTTTTACGTAATACTAGTTCCCCTGAGCATAGTATCAATGTTGCTGGTTGCTCAGAGGATTCTTCTGGGATGAAATTACAT GATATCCTGCAGAGTGCTAAGAACCCAATTAACCATAAAAAGGAACAAAAGCTGCTGTTACCAGGAACATCTGCCAGGCATGCAAAATCACCATGTAGCAG TGAAACTTGCCGGCAAACTCAACCTGAAACATGTGAATATAGAGCAGCTTCTCACCACTCTCCGCGTTCTGCACTTGAAGTTCTTCCCTGTATTTCTTCAATGGAGCTGAATTCGAGTTCACGTGCAGCCAGCCCCTCAAGTGTTCCTAGTAGCTTTCGCCTAGAACCTGAAAACAGAAGTCCTTACAGAATCATAGGAAAGGAAATTCCAAACCTCTGTATAAGATCATAA